The window CGTCGATTTTGACCGGGATATTCGGCCCATTTTCTCGAAACGATGCTATTCCTGTCACGGCGCGGAAAAGCAAAAGGGCGGCCTCCGCCTCGACAACAAAGCGAGCGCCCTGGGTGGCGGTGACGACGGGAACGCGATCAGGCCCGGGAACAGCGGCAAGAGTTCGCTTTTCAAGTACGTGGCCGGGCTTGATGCCGAGAAAATCATGCCGCCCAAAGGCGAGCGCCTGACTTCAAACCAGATCGAGAGATTGCGGCAGTGGATTGATGCCGGCGCTCCGTGGCCCGACGAAATCCCATCGGCGGCGGCGCCTGACCCCCGGAACCACTGGTCCTTCAAGGCGCCGGTTCGTCCCCATATTCCGCCGGTGCGAAACAAACGCTGGGTTCGTAATGCCATTGATGATTTTATTCTGGCCAGACTGGAAGAGCAGGGGTTTACGCCCTCGCCGGAAGCGGATCGCGTGACGTTGATCCGGCGGCTCTCCCTGGATTTAATTGGCCTGCCGCCGAAGCCGGAGGAAGTCAGGAATTTCGTCTCCGATAGAAAGGCCGGCGCGTA of the Candidatus Angelobacter sp. genome contains:
- a CDS encoding DUF1549 domain-containing protein is translated as MHRLSAIAPFCLLSVSALVAPPSVAAAGREQAVRRVDVDFDRDIRPIFSKRCYSCHGAEKQKGGLRLDNKASALGGGDDGNAIRPGNSGKSSLFKYVAGLDAEKIMPPKGERLTSNQIERLRQWIDAGAPWPDEIPSAAAPDPRNHWSFKAPVRPHIPPVRNKRWVRNAIDDFILARLEEQGFTPSPEADRVTLIRRLSLDLIGLPPKPEEVRNFVSDRKAGA